The proteins below come from a single Streptococcus porcinus genomic window:
- the prfA gene encoding peptide chain release factor 1: MNIYDQLQSLEDRYEELGELLSDPEVVSDTKRFMQLSKEEASTRDTVTTYRQYKEIIQSIADAEEMIKESGGDAEIEEMAKEELKESKSAKEDYEEKLKILLLPKDPNDDKNIILEIRGAAGGDEAALFAGDLLVMYQKFAESQGWRFEVMEASYNGVGGIKEVVAMVSGQSVYSKLKYESGAHRVQRVPVTESQGRVHTSTATVLVMPEIEDVEYEIDPKDLRVDIYHASGAGGQNVNKVATAVRIVHLPTNIKVEMQEERTQQKNRDKAMKIIRARVADHFAQIAQDEQDAERKSTIGTGDRSERIRTYNFPQNRVTDHRIGLTLQKLDTILSGKMDEVIDALIMYDQTQKLESLNK, encoded by the coding sequence ATGAATATTTATGATCAGTTGCAATCTCTAGAAGATCGTTACGAGGAATTAGGTGAACTCCTAAGTGACCCAGAAGTTGTCTCAGACACTAAACGCTTTATGCAATTATCTAAAGAAGAGGCCAGCACTCGAGATACCGTAACTACTTATCGCCAATATAAGGAAATTATTCAGTCAATTGCTGACGCAGAAGAGATGATTAAAGAGTCTGGCGGGGATGCTGAGATTGAAGAAATGGCTAAAGAAGAGCTAAAAGAATCAAAATCGGCTAAAGAGGACTACGAGGAAAAGTTGAAGATTCTCCTCTTGCCCAAAGATCCAAATGATGATAAAAATATTATCTTAGAAATCCGAGGAGCAGCAGGTGGTGACGAAGCGGCCCTTTTTGCAGGAGACTTATTGGTTATGTACCAAAAGTTTGCTGAGAGCCAAGGTTGGCGATTTGAAGTTATGGAAGCTTCCTACAATGGTGTAGGGGGTATCAAAGAGGTTGTGGCCATGGTTTCAGGTCAATCGGTTTATTCTAAATTAAAATATGAATCAGGGGCTCACCGTGTCCAACGTGTCCCAGTTACAGAGAGTCAGGGGCGTGTTCATACATCAACAGCCACTGTCCTTGTTATGCCTGAGATTGAAGACGTAGAATACGAAATTGATCCTAAGGATTTACGGGTTGACATCTACCATGCATCAGGTGCCGGTGGACAGAATGTCAACAAAGTAGCTACAGCTGTCCGCATTGTTCATCTTCCGACTAATATTAAAGTTGAGATGCAAGAAGAGCGAACCCAACAAAAAAATCGGGATAAAGCTATGAAGATTATCCGAGCTCGAGTAGCCGACCATTTTGCGCAAATCGCCCAAGATGAACAAGATGCCGAACGCAAATCGACAATCGGGACAGGAGATCGATCTGAACGTATCAGAACTTATAACTTCCCACAAAATCGAGTGACAGACCATCGCATCGGATTAACACTCCAAAAATTAGATACTATTCTTTCTGGTAAAATGGATGAAGTTATTGATGCTTTGATTATGTATGATCAAACTCAGAAATTGGAATCTTTAAACAAATAA
- a CDS encoding thymidine kinase has product MAQLYYKYGTMNSGKSIEILKVAHNYEEQNKPVVIMTSALDTRDGFGLVSSRIGMKREAVPISDDMDIFAYIDNLDTKPYCVLIDECQFLSKANVYDLARVVDELHVPVMAFGLKNDFQNQLFEGSKHLLLLADKIDEIKTICQYCSKKAIMQLRMKDGKPVYEGEQIQIGGNESYIPVCRKHYFHPPLDNN; this is encoded by the coding sequence TTGGCTCAATTATACTATAAATATGGGACGATGAATTCTGGAAAATCCATTGAAATTTTAAAAGTAGCACACAACTATGAAGAACAGAATAAGCCCGTTGTCATCATGACGAGTGCTTTGGATACTCGTGATGGTTTTGGTTTAGTTTCAAGTCGCATTGGCATGAAAAGAGAAGCAGTACCCATTTCTGATGATATGGATATTTTTGCTTATATAGATAATTTGGATACAAAACCTTATTGTGTCTTGATTGATGAATGTCAGTTTTTAAGCAAGGCTAACGTTTATGATTTAGCCAGGGTTGTCGATGAGCTCCATGTTCCTGTTATGGCATTTGGATTAAAAAATGATTTTCAGAATCAACTCTTTGAAGGGTCAAAACATCTTTTACTCCTAGCCGATAAAATTGATGAAATTAAGACAATTTGTCAATATTGTAGTAAAAAGGCTATCATGCAATTACGAATGAAAGATGGAAAACCTGTCTATGAAGGTGAACAGATTCAAATTGGAGGCAATGAAAGTTATATTCCCGTTTGTCGCAAGCATTACTTTCACCCGCCACTAGATAACAACTAA
- a CDS encoding 4-oxalocrotonate tautomerase, which produces MPFVKIDLFEGRSQEQKNELAREVTEVVARIAQAPKENIHVFINDLPEGTYFPQGEMKRKS; this is translated from the coding sequence ATGCCATTTGTTAAAATCGATTTATTTGAAGGTCGTAGTCAAGAACAAAAAAATGAGCTAGCTCGTGAAGTCACTGAAGTCGTCGCACGCATCGCTCAAGCACCTAAAGAAAATATCCACGTTTTTATAAATGACTTACCAGAAGGAACTTATTTTCCCCAAGGTGAAATGAAACGAAAATCATAA
- a CDS encoding FAD:protein FMN transferase, translating into MLVTKRVHMMGTVIDIQIESQKGPEQLKTVCNLLEIYKNRFSANDSDSELMAINQASGQRAVKVHPDLLELISIGKSQSLATPSNLNIAIGPLVQSWRIGFSDAKVPSESVIKKELALTNPHNICIDSDNKTVYLADKGMKIDLGALAKGYIADKIMTYLINDGIKSALLNLGGNVLVHGANPKRADGLFYIGIQHPQKSRGDNLGIVKIHNQSVVTSGIYERRLHVDGKDYHHIFDKHTGFPIATDMASLTIIADSSLDCEIWTTRLFGLNSLKVLNIINNQPNIEGIIVTKDQRLAISTGLKKSFTISY; encoded by the coding sequence ATGCTAGTTACTAAGCGAGTTCACATGATGGGAACTGTTATTGATATCCAAATTGAATCGCAAAAAGGGCCAGAACAGCTGAAAACAGTGTGTAATTTACTTGAAATCTATAAAAATCGCTTTAGTGCAAACGATAGTGACTCTGAACTAATGGCTATTAATCAGGCTTCAGGCCAACGAGCTGTGAAGGTCCATCCAGATTTATTAGAATTGATTAGCATCGGCAAGTCACAAAGTCTAGCTACTCCTAGCAATTTGAATATTGCCATCGGCCCTCTTGTTCAAAGTTGGCGAATTGGTTTCTCAGATGCAAAAGTACCTTCTGAAAGTGTTATTAAAAAAGAATTGGCTCTAACTAATCCACATAACATTTGTATTGATTCGGATAATAAGACAGTTTACTTAGCTGATAAGGGCATGAAAATTGACTTAGGAGCCCTAGCCAAAGGCTATATTGCTGATAAAATAATGACCTATCTCATCAATGATGGTATAAAGTCGGCTCTTCTTAATTTAGGAGGAAATGTCCTTGTACACGGCGCTAATCCTAAAAGAGCTGACGGCCTATTTTATATTGGTATCCAGCACCCTCAAAAGTCACGAGGAGATAATCTTGGAATTGTAAAAATCCATAATCAGTCAGTTGTTACCTCGGGCATTTATGAAAGAAGACTACATGTGGATGGAAAAGACTATCACCACATTTTTGATAAGCATACCGGTTTCCCTATTGCAACTGATATGGCAAGTTTAACAATTATTGCTGACTCTTCATTAGATTGCGAGATTTGGACGACACGCTTATTTGGCCTTAATAGTTTAAAAGTTCTCAATATCATTAATAATCAACCAAATATTGAAGGGATTATTGTCACAAAAGATCAAAGACTGGCTATCTCAACCGGGCTAAAAAAATCATTCACTATTTCATATTAG
- a CDS encoding nucleobase:cation symporter-2 family protein has product MTTSKQHSHSQSALLGLQHLLSMYAGSILVPIMIAGAIGYSSKELTYLISTDIFMCGVATFLQLQLNKYFGVGLPVVLGCAFQSVAPLSIIGAKQGSGAMFGALIVSGIFVIVIAGAFSRIARFFPAIVTGSVITTIGLSLIPVAIGNMGNNADKPSLQSLILATLTIVIILLTQKFASGFIKSIAILIGLISGTVIAAMMGVVDTEAVANAPWVHIPTPFYFGAPTFELTSIVMMCIIAIVSMVESTGVYLALSDITNEKLDSKRLRNGYRSEGLAVLLGGLFNTFPYTGFSQNVGLVRLSGIKTRRPIYYTAAFLIFIGLLPKLGAMAQMIPNPVLGGAMLVLFGMVALQGMQMLNRVDFTNNEANFMIAALSISAGVGFNGANLFASLPTTANMFLTNGIVVATVTSVTLNLIFNGHAKKN; this is encoded by the coding sequence ATGACGACAAGTAAACAACATTCCCACTCACAATCAGCTCTTCTTGGACTACAACACCTTTTGTCCATGTATGCAGGTTCCATTTTAGTACCGATAATGATTGCCGGAGCTATCGGCTATTCCTCAAAAGAGTTAACATACTTAATTTCAACTGATATTTTTATGTGTGGCGTGGCCACTTTCTTACAATTACAACTTAATAAATACTTTGGCGTTGGCTTACCAGTTGTTTTGGGATGCGCCTTTCAATCCGTCGCCCCTTTATCTATTATTGGTGCTAAACAAGGATCCGGAGCGATGTTTGGAGCCTTGATTGTTTCTGGAATTTTTGTCATTGTTATTGCCGGAGCCTTCTCAAGGATAGCCCGTTTTTTCCCTGCTATTGTAACAGGTTCTGTTATTACGACTATTGGATTGTCACTAATCCCTGTCGCTATAGGCAATATGGGAAATAATGCTGACAAACCAAGTCTCCAAAGCTTAATTTTAGCAACTCTCACAATCGTTATTATTCTCCTTACTCAAAAATTTGCAAGTGGTTTTATTAAGTCTATTGCCATATTAATTGGCCTTATTTCAGGAACAGTTATTGCTGCTATGATGGGAGTTGTTGATACAGAAGCAGTTGCCAATGCGCCATGGGTTCATATACCCACACCATTTTATTTTGGAGCACCAACTTTTGAACTGACCTCAATAGTGATGATGTGTATTATAGCTATTGTATCAATGGTGGAATCAACAGGTGTTTACTTGGCCTTATCTGATATTACTAACGAGAAATTAGATAGCAAACGTCTTCGTAATGGTTACCGTTCAGAAGGTCTAGCTGTTCTTTTAGGTGGTTTATTTAATACTTTCCCATATACTGGTTTTTCTCAAAATGTCGGTCTCGTTAGATTATCCGGTATCAAAACACGTCGGCCAATTTATTACACTGCAGCTTTCCTTATTTTCATTGGTTTATTACCTAAACTTGGAGCAATGGCACAAATGATACCAAACCCTGTTCTGGGTGGTGCGATGTTAGTCCTTTTTGGAATGGTAGCCTTACAAGGAATGCAGATGTTAAACCGTGTTGATTTTACAAATAATGAAGCTAATTTTATGATTGCTGCCCTCTCTATATCGGCAGGAGTAGGCTTTAACGGGGCTAACTTATTTGCAAGTCTACCAACAACAGCTAACATGTTTTTGACCAATGGAATTGTCGTTGCAACTGTAACGTCAGTTACGTTAAACTTGATTTTTAACGGACATGCAAAGAAAAACTAA
- a CDS encoding xanthine phosphoribosyltransferase, whose translation MKLLEERILKDGNILGENILKVDKFLTHQVDFELMQEIGQVFAKAYQKLGITKVVTIEASGIAPALYTAQVLKVPMIFAKKHKNITMTEGILTAEVYSFTKQVSSTVSIASKFLSSKDKVLIIDDFLANGQAAKGLIEIIKQAGADVVGVGIVIEKSFQPGRQLLEEFGLEVTSLARIQKFENGQPIFMEADA comes from the coding sequence ATGAAATTATTGGAAGAGCGCATTCTTAAGGATGGTAATATTTTAGGAGAAAACATCTTAAAGGTAGATAAGTTTCTCACGCATCAAGTTGATTTTGAGCTGATGCAAGAAATAGGGCAAGTGTTTGCAAAAGCTTATCAAAAACTTGGTATAACAAAAGTGGTGACTATTGAAGCATCTGGTATAGCTCCTGCTCTTTACACAGCACAGGTTTTAAAAGTACCAATGATTTTTGCTAAGAAACATAAAAATATTACCATGACTGAGGGGATCTTGACAGCAGAAGTTTATTCTTTCACCAAACAAGTATCTAGTACTGTTTCAATTGCAAGTAAGTTTCTATCCTCAAAGGACAAGGTTTTGATTATTGATGATTTTTTGGCAAATGGACAGGCTGCTAAAGGTCTAATTGAAATCATTAAGCAAGCTGGCGCTGATGTAGTCGGTGTCGGTATTGTCATTGAAAAATCATTTCAACCTGGACGGCAATTATTGGAAGAATTCGGTCTTGAGGTTACTTCATTGGCAAGAATCCAAAAGTTTGAAAATGGTCAACCGATTTTTATGGAGGCTGATGCTTAA
- the guaC gene encoding GMP reductase, giving the protein MFNDMPVFDYEDIQLIPNKCIINSRSEADTSITLGKYNFKLPVIPANMQTIIDENIAEQLAKAGYFYIMHRFDEEARKPFIKRMHNQGLLASISVGVKAYEYDFVTSLKEDAPEFITIDIAHGHADNVINMIKHIKAQLPETFVIAGNVGTPEAVRELENAGADATKVGIGPGKVCITKVKTGFGTGGWQLAALRWCAKAARKPIIADGGIRTHGDIAKSIRFGASMVMIGSLFAGHLESPGKLVEVDGESFKEYYGSASEYQKGEHKNVEGKKILLPTKGHLADTLREMKQDLQSSISYAGGKDLDGLRRVDYVIVKNSIWNGDSI; this is encoded by the coding sequence ATGTTTAATGACATGCCTGTTTTTGATTACGAAGATATTCAACTGATTCCTAATAAATGTATTATCAATAGTCGCTCGGAAGCAGATACCAGTATCACACTCGGTAAATATAATTTTAAATTACCAGTTATCCCTGCAAATATGCAAACCATTATCGATGAAAATATTGCCGAGCAATTAGCTAAAGCTGGTTATTTCTACATTATGCACCGTTTTGACGAAGAAGCTCGTAAACCCTTTATCAAACGAATGCATAATCAAGGGCTACTAGCTTCAATCTCGGTTGGGGTTAAAGCCTATGAATATGATTTTGTTACTTCCTTAAAAGAAGATGCGCCAGAATTTATTACCATTGATATTGCACACGGACATGCTGACAATGTTATCAATATGATTAAACATATCAAAGCTCAACTACCAGAAACTTTTGTAATTGCAGGTAATGTTGGGACACCAGAGGCTGTTCGTGAACTTGAAAATGCCGGTGCAGATGCAACTAAAGTTGGTATTGGACCAGGAAAAGTATGCATCACAAAAGTAAAGACTGGCTTTGGAACTGGTGGTTGGCAATTAGCTGCCCTACGCTGGTGTGCAAAAGCAGCCCGTAAGCCTATTATTGCTGATGGGGGAATTAGAACTCACGGGGACATTGCTAAGTCAATTCGTTTTGGTGCAAGTATGGTGATGATTGGGTCACTATTTGCAGGTCATTTGGAGAGTCCTGGTAAACTTGTTGAAGTTGATGGTGAGAGTTTTAAAGAATATTATGGCTCTGCTTCTGAATACCAAAAAGGTGAGCATAAAAACGTTGAGGGTAAAAAAATTCTTTTACCAACTAAAGGTCACTTAGCAGATACTTTACGAGAAATGAAACAGGATTTGCAATCATCAATTTCATATGCCGGAGGTAAAGACTTGGATGGTCTTCGTCGTGTGGATTACGTTATTGTTAAAAATTCAATCTGGAATGGCGATTCTATTTAA
- a CDS encoding ABC transporter permease/substrate-binding protein — MTSIVRTFLERFPDWTKALAEHLQISLIALLIAILIGIPLASLLSKSKRWSDIVLQITGIFQTIPSLALLGLFIPLMGIGTVPAVSALVIYAIFPIIQNTITGLNGIEPSLVEAGTAFGMTKWERLKKFEIPIAMPVIMSGVRTSAVMIIGTATLASLIGAGGLGSFILLGIDRNNTDLILIGAISSALLAILFNSILQYLEKASLKKILLAFAVIVFGLLVSYSPKLVSQFTKKSETLVIAGKLGAEPEVLINIYKEIIEDQSDLKVEVKSNFGKTSFLYQALKSGDIDIYPEFTGTITSSLLRSKTELSNDPKKVYLDAKNGIAKQDNLVLLKPFAYQNTYAVAVPEELAKEKGLTKISDLQAYQGQLKAGFTLEFKDRADGYKGLQSKYGLSLPVSTMEPALRYQAIKANDIQITDAYSTDAELKKYHLKVLEDDKHFFPPYQGAPLMKKTLIQKHPELKKILNQLAGKISEDQMQDMNYQVSVKGKEASRVAHDFLVKEGLIKK; from the coding sequence ATGACTAGTATTGTAAGAACCTTCCTAGAACGTTTTCCTGATTGGACTAAGGCGCTAGCAGAACACCTACAAATTTCTTTAATCGCTCTTTTAATTGCTATTTTAATTGGCATTCCGCTTGCTAGTCTTTTAAGTAAGAGTAAGCGTTGGTCAGATATTGTTTTACAAATTACAGGTATTTTTCAGACGATTCCATCATTAGCTCTTTTAGGCCTCTTTATTCCTTTGATGGGGATAGGTACCGTTCCAGCAGTCTCTGCTTTAGTCATATATGCTATTTTTCCCATTATCCAAAATACGATTACTGGTTTGAACGGAATCGAACCTAGTTTAGTTGAAGCTGGCACAGCTTTTGGAATGACCAAATGGGAAAGATTGAAAAAGTTCGAAATTCCTATTGCTATGCCAGTTATCATGTCAGGAGTTAGAACTTCAGCTGTAATGATTATTGGTACAGCGACTTTGGCCTCTTTGATTGGAGCCGGTGGTTTAGGATCATTTATTCTTTTAGGAATTGACCGAAATAATACAGATTTGATTCTAATTGGGGCGATCTCATCTGCTCTCTTAGCTATTTTATTTAATAGTATTTTGCAATATTTAGAAAAAGCTTCACTCAAGAAAATTCTACTGGCCTTTGCAGTAATTGTCTTCGGACTACTAGTATCTTATAGTCCCAAGTTAGTCTCTCAATTTACAAAAAAATCTGAAACACTGGTCATTGCTGGAAAACTAGGAGCAGAGCCGGAAGTTCTAATCAATATTTATAAAGAGATAATTGAAGATCAGTCAGATTTAAAAGTAGAAGTTAAGTCAAATTTTGGTAAGACAAGCTTTCTTTATCAAGCTCTCAAGTCGGGAGATATTGACATCTATCCCGAATTCACAGGAACGATAACCTCAAGTCTTTTAAGAAGTAAAACAGAATTATCTAACGATCCCAAAAAGGTTTACCTTGACGCTAAGAATGGCATTGCTAAGCAGGATAATTTGGTTTTATTGAAGCCTTTTGCTTATCAGAACACTTATGCCGTAGCTGTGCCAGAAGAATTAGCTAAGGAAAAGGGCCTTACAAAAATTTCAGACTTACAAGCTTATCAGGGTCAATTAAAAGCTGGATTTACCTTGGAATTTAAAGACAGAGCAGATGGATATAAAGGACTGCAAAGTAAATATGGCCTATCCTTACCAGTTTCCACAATGGAACCAGCTCTTCGTTATCAAGCAATCAAGGCTAACGATATCCAAATAACAGATGCTTATTCAACAGATGCTGAGTTGAAAAAATATCATCTTAAAGTTTTAGAAGATGATAAACACTTTTTCCCTCCATATCAAGGTGCCCCACTAATGAAAAAGACCCTAATTCAAAAACATCCTGAGTTGAAAAAGATTCTCAATCAATTGGCAGGTAAAATTAGTGAAGATCAAATGCAAGACATGAACTATCAAGTCTCTGTTAAAGGAAAAGAAGCAAGTCGTGTCGCTCATGATTTTCTAGTTAAAGAAGGATTGATTAAAAAGTAA
- a CDS encoding ABC transporter ATP-binding protein, whose translation MIRFNKVSKQFGDTLVLEEQSFQVNDREFFVLVGSSGSGKTTLLKMINCLIEPSSGEILLNKTPQAELDLREMRLSIGYVLQQIALFPNLTVAENIAIIPEMKKWTKEETIQRTKDFLNKVNLPAEEYMYRYPKDLSGGEQQRVGIVRALISHPKILLMDEPFSALDPISKKQLQDLMLALHREFDMTIVFVTHDIKEAIKLGDRVAILDKGQIIQVDTPEAIVENPANDFVASLFGGDIDD comes from the coding sequence ATGATACGTTTTAATAAAGTCTCAAAACAATTTGGGGATACTTTGGTCTTAGAAGAACAAAGCTTTCAAGTTAATGATCGTGAATTTTTTGTTTTAGTGGGATCAAGTGGCTCAGGCAAAACAACACTTTTAAAAATGATCAACTGTTTAATAGAACCGAGTTCGGGCGAAATTTTACTCAATAAGACACCGCAAGCTGAATTGGATCTGCGTGAAATGCGCCTCTCAATCGGTTATGTCTTGCAGCAAATTGCTCTTTTCCCTAACTTAACAGTTGCCGAAAATATTGCCATTATTCCAGAAATGAAAAAATGGACAAAAGAAGAAACCATTCAAAGAACAAAAGACTTTTTGAATAAAGTAAACTTACCCGCTGAAGAGTACATGTATCGTTATCCAAAGGATTTATCTGGTGGAGAACAGCAACGGGTAGGAATTGTCCGTGCCCTTATTTCACATCCTAAGATTTTACTTATGGATGAGCCTTTTTCAGCATTGGATCCTATTTCAAAAAAACAATTACAAGATTTGATGCTTGCTTTACATCGTGAATTCGATATGACTATCGTTTTTGTAACACACGATATTAAAGAAGCTATTAAATTAGGAGATCGTGTTGCTATACTTGATAAAGGGCAGATTATCCAAGTTGACACGCCTGAAGCTATCGTGGAGAATCCAGCTAATGACTTTGTAGCCAGTCTTTTTGGAGGTGATATAGATGACTAG
- a CDS encoding HAD family hydrolase: MTRKIIFLDVDGTLVDYDNHLPQSAINAIKKARRNGHLIYVCTGRSRAEIQKDIWEMGIDGMIGGNGSYVEHCNEVIMHRLIPPSEAKHIVDWLHERGLEFYLESNNGLFASENFREAARPVMRVYSMRKGKTAEEVVDLEAEDALHGLVYGAPLYRDDLNKVSFILRDYQDHLESILEFPNLEANTWGGRGETALFGDLGVKDITKAHAIDVLLEHLKADKKDTIAFGDAKIDIPMLEYCNLGVAMGNGGPEILAMADMVTDDVEEDGLYKAFKKLELI, from the coding sequence ATGACTCGAAAAATCATTTTTCTAGATGTAGATGGTACACTTGTTGATTACGATAATCACCTTCCTCAATCTGCCATTAATGCTATTAAAAAAGCTAGAAGAAACGGACATTTAATCTATGTTTGTACCGGTCGCAGTCGTGCTGAAATACAAAAAGATATTTGGGAGATGGGAATTGATGGCATGATTGGTGGTAATGGATCTTATGTAGAACACTGTAATGAAGTTATCATGCATAGGCTAATTCCCCCTAGTGAAGCTAAACATATCGTTGACTGGCTACATGAGCGAGGTTTAGAATTTTATTTAGAATCAAATAATGGACTTTTTGCTAGCGAGAATTTCCGTGAAGCGGCGCGTCCTGTTATGAGAGTCTATTCCATGCGAAAAGGCAAAACCGCTGAAGAAGTTGTTGACTTAGAAGCTGAAGATGCCTTACATGGATTGGTATATGGAGCCCCCTTGTATCGTGATGACTTAAATAAGGTTTCTTTTATTTTAAGAGACTATCAAGATCACTTAGAGTCAATATTAGAATTTCCTAACCTAGAAGCTAATACTTGGGGAGGACGTGGTGAAACAGCCTTATTTGGAGATTTAGGAGTCAAGGATATTACCAAGGCACATGCGATTGATGTTTTATTAGAACACCTAAAAGCTGATAAAAAAGATACAATTGCTTTTGGTGATGCTAAGATTGATATTCCTATGTTGGAGTATTGTAATCTTGGTGTTGCGATGGGGAATGGGGGCCCTGAGATCTTAGCAATGGCAGATATGGTGACAGATGACGTTGAAGAAGATGGGCTCTACAAAGCCTTTAAAAAATTAGAATTAATCTAA
- a CDS encoding SDR family NAD(P)-dependent oxidoreductase, producing the protein MTKQIALVTGASAGFGKEIVYQLIADGYRVIGAARRIDKLREMESYLGAEKFLALKMDVSDTNSIDTSLKSLPVDWQVIDVLINNAGLALGLDKAQEADFANWLTMINTNIVGLTYLTNQLLPKMVARNIGTIINLGSTAGTIPYPGANIYGASKAFVKQFSLNLRADLAGTKIRVSNIEPGLCEGTEFSTVRFNGDRERVNALYQGAHAIQPVDIAKTVSWILSQPDHININRIEIMPVSQTYGPQPVYRD; encoded by the coding sequence ATGACAAAACAAATAGCTTTAGTAACAGGAGCTTCAGCAGGTTTTGGTAAGGAGATAGTTTATCAATTAATTGCAGATGGTTACCGTGTAATTGGTGCAGCAAGACGTATTGACAAATTACGTGAGATGGAATCCTATTTGGGTGCAGAAAAATTTCTTGCTTTAAAGATGGATGTGTCAGATACTAACTCGATTGATACTAGCTTAAAAAGCCTACCAGTTGACTGGCAGGTGATTGATGTCTTAATTAATAATGCTGGACTTGCTTTAGGATTGGACAAGGCGCAAGAAGCTGACTTTGCCAATTGGCTGACAATGATTAATACCAATATTGTGGGATTAACCTACCTAACTAATCAGCTTTTGCCCAAAATGGTTGCTAGAAATATTGGAACAATCATTAATCTGGGATCAACAGCAGGAACAATCCCTTATCCTGGCGCTAATATTTATGGGGCAAGTAAAGCCTTTGTTAAACAATTTTCACTTAATTTACGTGCTGATTTAGCGGGGACGAAAATTAGGGTTTCTAATATTGAACCTGGCTTATGTGAAGGCACAGAATTTTCGACTGTCCGGTTTAATGGTGACCGAGAACGTGTAAACGCATTATATCAAGGAGCACATGCTATTCAACCAGTTGATATTGCTAAAACAGTTTCTTGGATTCTTTCTCAACCAGACCATATCAACATTAATCGGATTGAAATCATGCCCGTTTCGCAAACCTATGGGCCACAACCTGTTTATAGAGATTAA
- the pta gene encoding phosphate acetyltransferase, translated as MSIRSLFGSLREKVVGKHVKIVFPEGNDERVVRAAARLKFEGLVEPIILGEADEIRALLTKLGFADQDYAIINPVEYPDFEDMKKEFVEIRKGKATMEDADKMLKDVNYFGVMLVKMGLADGMVSGAIHSTADTVRPALQIIKTKPGISRTSGVFLMNRENTNERYIFADCAINIDPNAQELAEIAVNTAETAEIFDIEPKVAMLSFSTKGSGKAPQVDKVAEATRIAKSLNPSLALDGELQFDAAFVPETAAIKAPDSDVAGQANTFVFPDLQSGNIGYKIAQRLGMFDAIGPILQGLNKPVNDLSRGSSAEDIYKLGIITAAQALGKFEAE; from the coding sequence ATGAGTATCAGAAGCTTATTTGGTAGTTTAAGAGAAAAAGTTGTTGGAAAACACGTTAAAATTGTTTTCCCTGAAGGAAATGATGAACGTGTTGTGCGTGCAGCGGCTCGTCTTAAATTTGAGGGCTTGGTAGAACCAATTATTCTTGGTGAGGCTGATGAGATTAGGGCCTTACTCACAAAACTAGGTTTTGCTGATCAAGATTATGCTATTATTAATCCCGTTGAATACCCTGATTTCGAAGATATGAAAAAAGAATTTGTCGAAATCCGCAAGGGTAAAGCAACGATGGAAGATGCTGATAAAATGCTCAAAGATGTTAACTATTTTGGGGTAATGTTGGTGAAAATGGGACTTGCAGATGGTATGGTTTCAGGTGCTATTCATTCTACAGCTGATACCGTACGTCCTGCTCTTCAAATCATTAAAACAAAACCAGGTATTTCACGGACATCAGGTGTTTTCTTAATGAACCGTGAAAATACAAATGAACGTTATATTTTTGCAGACTGCGCTATTAACATTGATCCAAATGCACAAGAGTTAGCTGAAATAGCGGTTAATACTGCTGAAACAGCTGAAATTTTTGATATTGAACCCAAAGTAGCTATGCTAAGTTTCTCAACGAAGGGTTCAGGTAAAGCACCCCAAGTTGATAAAGTAGCAGAAGCGACAAGAATTGCAAAATCCTTAAACCCTTCTCTAGCTTTGGATGGAGAGTTACAATTTGATGCAGCCTTTGTTCCTGAAACGGCAGCAATTAAAGCACCTGATTCTGATGTTGCTGGTCAAGCAAATACTTTTGTTTTCCCTGACTTGCAATCTGGTAATATTGGCTATAAAATTGCACAACGTTTAGGTATGTTTGATGCCATTGGTCCAATCCTTCAAGGTTTGAATAAACCGGTAAACGATTTGTCTCGTGGATCTAGTGCAGAAGACATTTATAAATTGGGGATTATTACAGCAGCGCAAGCTTTAGGAAAGTTTGAAGCTGAATAA